One window from the genome of Microcebus murinus isolate Inina chromosome X, M.murinus_Inina_mat1.0, whole genome shotgun sequence encodes:
- the ASB12 gene encoding ankyrin repeat and SOCS box protein 12 isoform X1: protein MTLQTKIWHILLLIMRIVLFPLAKMNLMDITKIFSLLQPDKEDEDTDMGEKQALNQAVYDNDSYTLDQLLRQERYKRFINSRSGWGVPGTPLRLAASYGHLSCLRVLLAHGADVDSLDVKAQTPLFTAVSHGHLDCVRVLLEAGACPGGSIYNNCSPVLTAARDGAAAILQELLGHGAEANVKAKLPFWASNIALCSGPLYLAAVYRHLDCFRLLLLNGADPDYNCTDQGLLARVPRPRSLLEICLHHNCEPEYIQLLIDFGANIYLPSLSLDLTSQDDKGIALLLQARATPRSLLSRARLVIRRALRQAGQPQAIDQLDIPPVLISYLKHQL from the exons ATGACATTACAAACTAAG ATCTGGCATATCCTCCTGCTCATAATGAGAATAGTCCTGTTCCCATTAGCCAAGATGAACCTCATGGACATCACCAAGATCTTCTCCCTCCTGCAGCCCGACAAGGAGGATGAGGATACTGACATGGGGGAGAAGCAGGCTCTCAATCAAGCAGTGTATGACAATGACTCCTATACCTTGGACCAGCTTTTGCGCCAGGAGCGTTATAAACGTTTTATCAACAGCAGGAGTGGCTGGGGCGTTCCTGGGACACCTTTGCGCTTGGCTGCATCTTATGGTCACTTAAGCTGTTTGAGAGTCCTCCTGGCACATGGTGCTGACGTCGACAGCTTGGATGTTAAGGCACAGACACCACTTTTCACCGCTGTCAGTCATGGCCATCTGGACTGTGTGCGTGTGCTTTTGGAAGCTGGTGCCTGTCCTGGTGGTAGCATCTACAACAACTGTTCTCCTGTGCTTACAGCCGCCCGTGATGGTGCTGCTGCTATCCTGCAGGAGCTCCTAGGCCATGGTGCAGAGGCCAACGTCAAGGCTAAACTACCATTCTGGGCATCAAACATAGCTTTATGTTCTGGCCCTCTCTATTTAGCCGCAGTCTACAGACATCTCGACTGTTTCCGCCTGCTTTTACTCAATGGAGCAGACCCTGATTACAACTGCACTGATCAGGGTCTATTGGCACGTGTCCCACGACCCCGTAGCCTCCTTGAAATCTGCCTCCACCATAATTGTGAGCCAGAGTACATCCAGCTGCTGATCGATTTTGGTGCTAACATCTAccttccatctctctccctggACCTGACCTCACAAGATGATAAAGGCATTGCATTGCTGCTACAAGCTCGAG CCACTCCACGGTCACTCCTATCACGGGCCCGTTTAGTCATCCGCAGAGCCCTGCGCCAGGCTGGCCAGCCACAAGCCATTGACCAGCTGGATATTCCTCCTGTGTTGATTAGCTACCTCAAACACCAACTGTAA
- the ASB12 gene encoding ankyrin repeat and SOCS box protein 12 isoform X2: MRIVLFPLAKMNLMDITKIFSLLQPDKEDEDTDMGEKQALNQAVYDNDSYTLDQLLRQERYKRFINSRSGWGVPGTPLRLAASYGHLSCLRVLLAHGADVDSLDVKAQTPLFTAVSHGHLDCVRVLLEAGACPGGSIYNNCSPVLTAARDGAAAILQELLGHGAEANVKAKLPFWASNIALCSGPLYLAAVYRHLDCFRLLLLNGADPDYNCTDQGLLARVPRPRSLLEICLHHNCEPEYIQLLIDFGANIYLPSLSLDLTSQDDKGIALLLQARATPRSLLSRARLVIRRALRQAGQPQAIDQLDIPPVLISYLKHQL; encoded by the exons ATGAGAATAGTCCTGTTCCCATTAGCCAAGATGAACCTCATGGACATCACCAAGATCTTCTCCCTCCTGCAGCCCGACAAGGAGGATGAGGATACTGACATGGGGGAGAAGCAGGCTCTCAATCAAGCAGTGTATGACAATGACTCCTATACCTTGGACCAGCTTTTGCGCCAGGAGCGTTATAAACGTTTTATCAACAGCAGGAGTGGCTGGGGCGTTCCTGGGACACCTTTGCGCTTGGCTGCATCTTATGGTCACTTAAGCTGTTTGAGAGTCCTCCTGGCACATGGTGCTGACGTCGACAGCTTGGATGTTAAGGCACAGACACCACTTTTCACCGCTGTCAGTCATGGCCATCTGGACTGTGTGCGTGTGCTTTTGGAAGCTGGTGCCTGTCCTGGTGGTAGCATCTACAACAACTGTTCTCCTGTGCTTACAGCCGCCCGTGATGGTGCTGCTGCTATCCTGCAGGAGCTCCTAGGCCATGGTGCAGAGGCCAACGTCAAGGCTAAACTACCATTCTGGGCATCAAACATAGCTTTATGTTCTGGCCCTCTCTATTTAGCCGCAGTCTACAGACATCTCGACTGTTTCCGCCTGCTTTTACTCAATGGAGCAGACCCTGATTACAACTGCACTGATCAGGGTCTATTGGCACGTGTCCCACGACCCCGTAGCCTCCTTGAAATCTGCCTCCACCATAATTGTGAGCCAGAGTACATCCAGCTGCTGATCGATTTTGGTGCTAACATCTAccttccatctctctccctggACCTGACCTCACAAGATGATAAAGGCATTGCATTGCTGCTACAAGCTCGAG CCACTCCACGGTCACTCCTATCACGGGCCCGTTTAGTCATCCGCAGAGCCCTGCGCCAGGCTGGCCAGCCACAAGCCATTGACCAGCTGGATATTCCTCCTGTGTTGATTAGCTACCTCAAACACCAACTGTAA